In one window of Drosophila ananassae strain 14024-0371.13 chromosome XR, ASM1763931v2, whole genome shotgun sequence DNA:
- the LOC6505211 gene encoding trichohyalin isoform X1, with protein MDLRTWKKVLLQWVNECSFIESNYITLEQTDIEGFFTVYVQQAEAETEVAQALQSQLEHPTQSPGGRNTRRPTALQAFIKEIYPEFTLHLDNFGHLVGSDYLYVYTLLLHYTCVKRPSEFFHSICKKLSDATQTCVASFFQQTMDRPQLTRDCLRQAIANVACVIRTTQNSSEVPGGGGGGGGGGGGGGGGGSGGNPGSTPRARPRRSTPNSLSPDSDGSDNGSSLGDDIHADDPHTEAAVGQILSGSSTVESPGPPASTPLHRDPKREQKRLRERAQALATSGDGADMQAPPTPKTELLEQRNKELLGLRALLETERYEKNVLEEQIMENEHLINSLAKENKVKKIQLAKLKADRNDEEDGDMRNYVPNEFDHLKRSLMKEITQKEALIAETSDKLQDLRTEKAEVDNKLKMASEQVVVCMDRIRELELRAEEANQLLAAKNSTISAMERDKEELEQCLQEAREELHNRREVLNASSDLLNCSLSPNTTPENLASSVIDKQLRERELENTELRDEIQKMQKTLQKLTEDVEDTLKQFSLKEVQPGGSFASRVRSAFGIMETGYEEELAKVKDMKEQMEAQSQMQEKLFESNKAMTLLIEEQKSEIGKLKGQNSDLERSSAEMIQKYEKELQAVKEHCERELQEQKHCHEAIQRHDKELREKLAEADDHLEKMKQQLVEKEEQFAQLGRNLKVICEKNKDLECRAARLHNQQELVRAKYLQCQQQLVAKTTDISQLADNLDTADWDSTLARIDEVIEARNRLIAENSALQSELLQNRERIQTAEQRLSQFEEVERSLQAENTAVKEQHAVLNEMHTTMNMEHVALNVEHAAVSKELAALKEELQEANERYATMRQRNHDFINQVNEDLTRRELALKQEFRDQEDEMAKRLRRAFQRADDFLHRITDLVTIDLPPRTDRSTLDSLAAEEEVWSSELTQAENLLTAEICERSKQLADLRTETDQLARDQEKRMELIGSLNNCIKELRSSLEQKQREVAEAQAQLATAVLTDEDSLAALKSRLDLDSSDDVIGNCLIHIQQMDDSRQFLEADNERLTRARHKLEEEVQQLHDQIAADQTAHIMKRLNGSIQNLEQVNEKLSTDYAKLQLLHSDMEHSLTQAELKVESMTTHLTNTRDKIAKLEEGNGLKALRITELEKQLKDLVIEVKIREAKAVKMEDLYVMKMKSVKDDLQEQVREKVTALEEHHKMKMKSAELEKEVQIKELEVQLSEQQEKLSEKQQKLSEQQEKLSEQEEKLSEKVQKLSEQETKLSEQEQKLSEQEQKLSQQEKKISEQEEQLIRKEEKHLEEIKNMKADCSGSIHQLEKEHWKQVQGLQEELAETNREMCKQLSDHAQEMRQLQQKAVDIHRLEELKTANAEMVAERKDMEVQLKQLEEEMKREKQLAQQEIDQLKARLRESEEQMDALVLDLEQSKRLAKEESERLAQEIQKQAAELKEATKQAKLAQEELVMTKLVLQEQGASRKEEVDGLLAELVELREKAQEEEDSKDAEKLEIEALKEALSLSKDQAKEEIAKFKEQQAQAHSHAADAKNREHHLAQREIGKLTKQLSQAHSRLEEAKSQEQEKIAALQQELAETQEATKEKIAALQQELAETQEATKEKIEEVRKQATMSEEHQKALQEIEVLREKLSHALADMEKQVKALTEARKNEEQTFQEEKERLKEELAKAEELVRKAENCTQQERQQAQEEILTLKEQLCAALKENGNEKAKGLEEIERLTGQLREAQQSVQEQMRLLAETKSQTEQLAKAASENFEEQLRLESRKLEEERLNSNQLSADLRKQEQELRRLRGQLTTQTTRVEKDSVALEESQAEAKRLQEELGQAKAVQEEQSAMIEMLKRDKEAVLREIHLVKERTQGADREHQVAVATLEDQLETLEKLRVQAEIERSAAHERITKLEAMRESQEREVRDLNAQLADAEQEKVRLNLEIGGLNSEIGQCRQTLAKQADDIVVLQQSIETVQLERQREREQLAQLQERLNEVQQELDGNRLVHDALHFELEEKTRELEQEQGECTERVQRYVCRVEELERELADSQNQVQMLQNRNPSPTADLGATYSKSDAPPADADAQAQGDLLRQSEARNNKLELDCQILQAKYREAKEEIQRCEQKIKDQRLEMEGKLDKMKNKMRSLYTAEVTRMKEKQERDAAGNKAELEALTAQNAKYEEHTRKLSNQIVRLNEKILEQQKQHAITSTKLRHLQMQPVGEPLKPTPPTASIGSTAASSDDWQPFKRPSAPSSNLAMEDEEGEVFNNTYLTDLKLGRVPDVITAEELNYRNSLQPPHLKSAYAAQYDLGSHDEEFKDGPHSLDDSMSALLSSSTSHGTRKKSMGTHYKRPGPPTPSKHGGRLSFGSSEPPREILRECGDHNNGSSKTPARFKFLSSRFSVGSSGLPRDELPRRKRPNLLTGMQRRRLQRQVDSVFCTSTPRKSRSYYDQQRLIRVSDAATPDAGEDESEAEQLDTVDVPEPESEAELPNAGNDDQGTPHLSNGALFAITKGHTRRITGHVAAQRRKGRVSLCLHGNIFAKSRPAGGTKISASSMAGKMMQQRRKLRQDRVGRFDQGRHLEDVRLSGNLTYSVVKTQDNNNYSLHNRNEEQSPQVVEKSPPPVATTFLVDTAARAEKQEDEGQDRSATWQLRQQFEMENLANWQSFSEDNSPGLFEQLCKDTASTAPFQLHPLVYQDQALEMPVLPRSSSSVTEASCSTTQTNVTSGASVASAASTLSAVSSRKSCTVFSLSSFHVQPLPHVNVTYVQRTNSRMQPVRDHSLRDQCWRFLGQLGPGKRLVVIVALLSIVVLCSQWADRMVLTISALLAGMVLLMVIMPGRH; from the exons ATGGACTTGCGTACCTGGAAGAAGGTTCTCCTGCAATGG GTCAACGAGTGCAGCTTCATCGAGAGCAACTACATCACTCTGGAGCAGACCGACATCGAGGGCTTCTTCACCGTCTACGTACAACAGGCCGAGGCCGAGACGGAAGTGGCCCAGGCCCTGCAGTCCCAGCTGGAGCATCCAACCCAATCCCCCGGCGGACGCAACACCCGACGACCCACTGCCCTCCAGGCTTTTATCAAAG AAATCTATCCAGAGTTCACCCTACATCTGGACAACTTTGGTCATCTGGTTGGCTCCGACTATCTGTATGTCTACACCCTGCTGCTCCACTACACCTGCGTGAAGCGCCCCAGCGAATTCTTCCACTCCATTTGCAAGAAACTATCCGATGCGACACAGACCTGTGTCGCTTCGTTTTTTCAGCAAACGATGGATAGGCCACAACTTACCCGAGACTGTTTGCGACAAGCGATAGCCAACGTTGCTTGTGTGATACGAACGACACAGAATTCCTCGGAAGTGCcaggcggtggcggtggcggtggcggtggcggtggcggtggcggtggcggtggcagtgGAGGGAATCCGGGCAGTACGCCACGGGCACGACCACGTCGCTCCACACCAAACTCGCTGAGTCCCGACAGCGATGGCAGCGACAACGGTAGCAGTCTGGGTGATGACATACACGCCGATGACCCACACACAGAAGCGGCAGTGGGTCAAATATTATCGGGTTCGTCCACGGTGGAGTCGCCAGGTCCGCCGGCCAGTACTCCTCTGCATCGGGACCCGAAACGGGAGCAGAAGAGGCTGCGCGAACGGGCCCAAGCCCTGGCAACTAGCGGCGATGGTGCGGATATGCAGGCTCCGCCCACGCCCAAAACAGAGCTCCTGGAGCAAAGAAACAAAGAACTGCTGGGACTACGTGCCCTCCTAGAAACGGAAAGATACGAGAAGAATGTGCTCGAGGAGCAGATCATGGAGAACGAGCATCTCATTAACTCATTAGCCAAAG AGAACAAGGTGAAGAAGATACAGCTGGCCAAGCTGAAGGCAGACCGGAACGATGAGGAGGACGGGGATATGCGCAACTATGTCCCGAATGAGTTCGATCAT CTGAAACGGAGTCTGATGAAGGAGATCACCCAGAAGGAGGCCCTAATTGCGGAGACATCGGATAAGCTGCAGGATTTGCGAACCGAAAAGGCCGAGGTGGACAACAAG CTGAAAATGGCATCCGAGCAAGTGGTGGTGTGCATGGACCGGATCCGCGAACTGGAGCTGCGGGCGGAGGAGGCCAACCAGCTGCTGGCCGCGAAGAACAGCACGATCAGTGCCATGGAGCGTGACAAGGAGGAACTGGAGCAGTGTCTGCAGGAGGCGCGTGAGGAGCTCCACAATCGTCGTGAAGTCCTCAACGCCTCCTCAGATCTGCTGAATTGCTCCTTGTCGCCGAACACCACGCCGGAGAATCTGGCCAGCTCGGTCATAGACAAGCAGCTGCGGGAGCGAGAGCTGGAGAATACCGAGCTGAGGGACGAGATCCAAAAGATGCAGAAGACCCTGCAGAAGCTAACCGAAGATGTGGAGGATACTCTGAAGCAGTTCTCCCTGAAGGAGGTCCAACCCGGTGGCTCCTTTGCCTCCCGCGTTCGAAGCGCCTTTGGCATCATGGAGACCGGCTATGAGGAGGAGCTGGCCAAGGTCAAGGACATGAAGGAGCAGATGGAAGCGCAGAGCCAGATGCAGGAGAAGCTATTCGAGAGCAACAAGGCGATGACTCTCCTCATCGAGGAGCAGAAGTCGGAAATAGGCAAGCTGAAGGGCCAGAACTCGGACTTGGAGAGGTCTTCGGCGGAAATGATTCAGAAATACGAGAAGGAGCTGCAGGCCGTCAAGGAGCACTGCGAGCGGGAGCTGCAGGAGCAGAAGCACTGCCACGAGGCGATCCAGCGGCACGACAAGGAGCTCAGGGAGAAGCTGGCGGAGGCGGACGACCACCTCGAGAAGATGAAGCAGCAGCTGGTGGAGAAGGAGGAGCAGTTCGCCCAACTGGGCAGGAACCTGAAAGTGATTTGCGAGAAGAACAAGGACCTGGAGTGTCGGGCTGCCCGGCTGCACAACCAACAGGAGCTGGTGCGGGCCAAGTACCTCCAATGTCAGCAGCAACTGGTGGCCAAGACCACCGACATCAGTCAGCTGGCCGATAACCTGGACACCGCCGACTGGGACAGTACACTGGCCCGCATCGACGAGGTGATCGAAGCCAGGAACCGCTTGATAGCCGAGAACAGTGCCCTGCAATCGGAGCTTCTCCAGAACCGGGAACGCATCCAAACGGCAGAGCAGCGCCTGAGCCAGTTCGAGGAGGTGGAACGTAGCCTGCAGGCGGAGAACACCGCTGTCAAGGAGCAGCACGCCGTTCTGAACGAGATGCACACCACTATGAACATGGAGCACGTCGCCCTAAACGTGGAGCACGCCGCCGTGTCCAAGGAGCTCGCCGCTCTGAAGGAGGAGCTGCAAGAGGCCAATGAACGCTATGCGACGATGCGTCAGCGCAACCACGACTTCATCAACCAGGTCAACGAAGATCTCACCCGGCGGGAGCTGGCCCTGAAGCAGGAGTTCCGCGACCAGGAGGACGAGATGGCCAAGCGCTTGCGTCGGGCCTTCCAGCGGGCGGACGACTTCTTGCATCGCATCACGGACCTGGTGACCATCGACCTGCCACCCCGCACGGATCGCTCCACTTTGGACTCTCTAGCTGCCGAGGAGGAGGTCTGGAGCTCGGAGCTGACCCAGGCAGAGAACCTGCTAACGGCGGAGATCTGCGAGCGGTCCAAGCAGTTGGCCGATCTGCGGACGGAGACGGATCAGCTGGCTCGGGATCAGGAGAAGCGGATGGAGCTCATCGGTTCGCTGAACAACTGCATCAAGGAGCTGCGCTCCTCCCTGGAGCAGAAGCAGCGGGAAGTGGCCGAGGCACAGGCCCAGCTGGCCACTGCCGTTCTGACGGATGAGGATTCGTTGGCGGCTCTGAAGTCGCGACTGGACCTGGACTCGTCGGACGACGTCATCGGCAACTGCCTGATCCACATCCAGCAGATGGACGACAGTCGTCAGTTCCTGGAGGCGGACAACGAGCGCCTGACCCGAGCCAGGCACAAGCTGGAGGAGGAAGTGCAGCAACTGCACGACCAGATCGCCGCCGACCAGACCGCTCACATAATGAAGCGCCTGAACGGCTCCATCCAGAATCTGGAGCAGGTGAACGAGAAGCTCAGCACCGACTACGCCAAGCTGCAGCTCCTCCACTCCGACATGGAGCACTCCCTCACCCAGGCCGAATTGAAGGTGGAGTCCATGACCACCCATCTGACGAACACCAGGGACAAGATTGCCAAGCTGGAGGAAGGCAATGGGCTGAAGGCTCTGCGCATCACCGAGCTGGAGAAGCAGCTGAAGGACCTGGTCATTGAGGTCAAGATAAGGGAGGCCAAGGCGGTCAAGATGGAGGATCTGTATGTTATGAAGATGAAGTCCGTGAAGGACGACCTGCAGGAGCAGGTGCGGGAGAAGGTGACCGCGCTGGAGGAGCATCATAAGATGAAGATGAAGTCTGCCGAGCTGGAGAAGGAGGTTCAGATTAAGGAGCTGGAGGTTCAGCTGTCGGAGCAGCAAGAGAAGCTCTCGGAGAAGCAGCAGAAGCTATCGGAGCAGCAGGAGAAGCTATCGGAGCAGGAGGAGAAGCTGTCGGAGAAGGTGCAGAAGTTATCCGAGCAGGAAACGAAGCTATCCGAGCAGGAACAGAAGCTATCGGAGCAGGAACAGAAGCTATCCCAGCAGGAGAAGAAAATCTCGGAGCAAGAGGAGCAGCTCATCCGCAAGGAGGAGAAGCATCTCGAAGAGATCAAGAACATGAAGGCCGACTGTTCCGGTTCGATCCACCAGCTGGAGAAGGAGCACTGGAAGCAGGTGCAGGGCCTGCAGGAGGAGCTGGCCGAGACGAACCGCGAGATGTGCAAACAGTTGTCGGATCATGCCCAGGAGATGCGCCAGCTCCAGCAGAAGGCAGTGGACATCCATCGCCTGGAGGAGCTGAAGACCGCCAATGCCGAGATGGTGGCAGAACGGAAGGACATGGAGGTGCAGCTgaagcagctggaggaggagatGAAGCGGGAGAAGCAGCTGGCCCAGCAGGAGATCGACCAGTTGAAGGCCAGGCTGCGGGAGTCCGAGGAGCAAATGGATGCTCTGGTGCTGGACCTGGAGCAGTCGAAGCGCCTGGCCAAGGAGGAGAGCGAGAGGCTGGCCCAGGAGATCCAGAAGCAGGCCGCGGAGCTTAAGGAAGCCACCAAGCAGGCCAAGCTGGCCCAGGAGGAGCTAGTGATGACCAAGCTGGTACTCCAGGAGCAAGGGGCATCCCGGAAGGAGGAGGTCGATGGACTGCTAGCCGAGCTGGTGGAGCTTCGAGAGAAGgcgcaggaggaggaggactcgAAGGACGCTGAAAAGCTGGAGATCGAGGCTCTCAAGGAGGCCCTGTCCCTCTCCAAGGATCAGGCCAAGGAGGAGATCGCCAAGTTCAAGGAGCAGCAGGCTCAAGCCCACAGCCATGCCGCGGACGCCAAGAACCGGGAGCACCATCTGGCCCAGCGGGAGATCGGCAAGCTGACCAAGCAACTGAGCCAGGCCCACAGCCGGTTGGAGGAAGCGAAGAGCCAGGAGCAGGAGAAGATCGCCGCGCTCCAGCAGGAACTGGCCGAAACCCAGGAGGCCACCAAGGAGAAGATCGCCGCGCTTCAGCAGGAACTGGCCGAAACCCAGGAGGCCACCAAGGAGAAGATCGAGGAGGTCAGGAAGCAGGCCACCATGAGCGAGGAGCACCAGAAGGCGCTGCAAGAGATCGAGGTTCTCAGAGAGAAACTGTCCCACGCCCTGGCCGATATGGAGAAGCAAGTGAAGGCGCTAACCGAGGCCAGGAAGAATGAGGAGCAGACATTCCAGGAGGAGAAGGAGCGGCTCAAGGAGGAGCTGGCCAAGGCCGAGGAGCTGGTCAGAAAGGCGGAGAACTGCACCCAGCAGGAGCGACAGCAGGCCCAGGAGGAGATCCTGACACTGAAGGAGCAGCTGTGCGCCGCCCTGAAGGAGAACGGGAACGAGAAGGCCAAGGGCCTGGAGGAGATCGAGCGGCTCACAGGGCAGCTGAGGGAGGCCCAGCAGAGTGTCCAGGAGCAGATGAGGCTACTGGCCGAGACGAAGAGCCAGACCGAGCAGCTGGCGAAGGCGGCCAGCGAGAACTTCGAGGAGCAGCTGCGCCTCGAGAGCCGgaagctggaggaggagcgTCTGAACTCCAACCAGCTGAGCGCCGATCTTCggaagcaggagcaggagctgcgACGCCTCCGGGGCCAGCTCACCACGCAGACGACGCGCGTCGAGAAGGACTCTGTGGCCCTCGAGGAGTCCCAGGCGGAGGCTAAGCGGTTGCAGGAGGAACTCGGCCAGGCCAAGGCCGTCCAGGAGGAGCAGTCGGCGATGATAGAGATGTTGAAGCGCGATAAGGAGGCAGTGCTGCGGGAAATTCACTTGGTAAAGGAGCGAACCCAAGGGGCGGATCGCGAACATCAAGTGGCGGTGGCTACACTTGAGGATCAGTTGGAGACACTTGAGAAGCTTCGCGTCCAGGCCGAGATCGAGCGATCCGCCGCCCATGAACGCATTACCAAGCTGGAGGCTATGCGCGAGTCCCAGGAGCGTGAGGTGCGCGACCTCAACGCCCAGTTGGCGGATGCCGAGCAGGAGAAGGTGCGCCTCAACCTGGAGATCGGTGGCCTCAACTCTGAGATCGGCCAGTGCCGCCAGACTCTCGCCAAGCAGGCCGATGACATCGTCGTCCTCCAGCAGAGCATCGAGACCGTCCAGCTGGAGCGCCAACGCGAACGGGAGCAGCTGGCCCAGCTCCAGGAGAGGCTCAACGAGGTGCAGCAGGAGCTGGATGGCAATCGACTCGTCCACGATGCCCTGCACTTCGAGCTGGAGGAGAAGACCCGGGAactggagcaggagcagggcGAGTGCACGGAGCGTGTCCAGCGCTATGTCTGCCGCGTCGAGGAGCTGGAACGAGAGCTCGCCGACAGCCAGAACCAGGTGCAGATGCTGCAGAACCGCAACCCCAGTCCCACCGCCGATCTGGGCGCCACCTACAGCAAGTCGGATGCCCCACCGGCGGATGCCGATGCCCAGGCCCAGGGTGATCTGCTGCGACAGAGCGAGGCGAGGAACAACAAGCTGGAGCTGGACTGCCAGATCCTGCAGGCCAAGTACCGGGAGGCCAAGGAGGAGATCCAACGATGCGAGCAGAAGATCAAGGACCAGCGCCTGGAGATGGAGGGCAAGCTGGACAAGATGAAGAACAAGATG CGATCCCTGTACACGGCGGAAGTGACTCGCATGAAGGAGAAGCAGGAGCGGGATGCGGCAGGAAATAAGGCGGAGCTGGAGGCTCTCACAGCGCAG AATGCAAAGTATGAGGAACACACTCGAAAGCTATCGAACCAAATTGTCCGCCTTAACGAGAAGATCCTGGAACAGCAGAAGCAACACGCCATCACCAGCACCAAACTGAGACACCTACAGATGCAGCCAGTCGGCGAGCCACTCAAGCCGACGCCACCAACAGCCTCCATCGGCTCCACCGCGGCGAGCAGCGACGACTGGCAGCCCTTCAAGCGACCCAGTGCCCCGTCCTCGAACCTGGCCATGGAGGATGAGGAGGGCGAGGTCTTCAACAACACCTATCTGACGGATCTCAAGCTTGGCCGTGTTCCAGATGTGATAAC GGCCGAGGAGCTCAACTATCGCAACTCCCTGCAGCCGCCGCATCTGAAGAGCGCCTATGCGGCGCAGTACGATCTGGGCAGTCATGACGAGGAATTTAAA GACGGACCGCACAGCCTGGACGACAGCATGAGCGCCCTGCTGAGCTCCTCGACGAGCCATGGCACGAGGAAGAAGTCGATGGGCACCCATTACAAGCGACCAGGACCACCCACGCCCAGCAAGCATGGCGGTCGGCTGTCCTTCGGCAGTTCGGAGCCACCGCGTGAGATTCTGCGCGAATGTGGCGACCACAACAATGGCTCCTCCAAGACTCCCGCGCGCTTCAAGTTCCTATCCTCGCGCTTCAGCGTGGGCAGCAGCGGCCTGCCACGGGACGAG CTGCCGCGTCGCAAGCGGCCGAATCTGCTGACCGGAATGCAGCGCCGTCGGCTCCAGCGTCAGGTGGACAGTGTCTTCTGTACGTCGACGCCCCGCAAGAGTCGCTCCTACTACGATCAGCAGCGTCTGATCCGCGTCAGTGATGCGGCCACCCCAGACGCCGGGGAGGATGAGTCTGAGGCGGAGCAGCTGGATACGGTGGATGTGCCAGAGCCAGAGTCGGAGGCGGAGCTGCCTAATGCCGGAAATGACGATCAGGGAACGCCACACTTGTCCAATGGTGCGCTGTTTGCCATCACAAAGGGCCACACCCGCCGGATCACCGGTCACGTGGCCGCCCAGCGGCGTAAGGGTCGTGTATCCTTGTGCCTGCACGGCAACATCTTCGCCAAATCCCGTCCGGCAGGTGGAACTAAGATAAGCGCTTCTTCCATGGCGGGCAAGATGATGCAGCAGCGCCGGAAACTGCGCCAAGATCGAGTGGGACGATTCGATCAGGGACGCCACCTGGAAGATGTTCGGCTCTCCGGGAATCTCACCTATTCGGTGGTCAAGACCCAGGACAATAATAACTATAGCCTGCACAACCGGAACGAGGAGCAGTCGCCCCAGGTCGTGGAGAAGAGTCCGCCACCGGTGGCCACAACTTTCCTGGTGGATACTGCCGCGAGGGCGGAAAAGCAAGAGGATGAGGGTCAAGACCGTAGTGCCACCTGGCAGCTGAGGCAACAGTTCGAGATGGAGAATCTCGCCAACTGGCAGAGCTTCTCGGAGGACAACTCCCCCGGTCTCTTCGAGCAGTTGTGCAAAGACACGGCCTCCACGGCGCCATTCCAGCTACACCCGCTGGTCTACCAGGATCAGGCGTTGGAGATGCCAGTCCTGcccagaagcagcagcagtgtCACGGAGGCCAGCTGCTCCACCACCCAGACGAACGTGACCAGTGGTGCTAGTGTGGCTAGTGCTGCCAGTACCCTGAGTGCCGTCTCCTCTCGCAAATCCTGCACCGTCTTCTCGCTGAGCAGCTTCCATGTGCAGCCACTGCCCCATGTCAATGTCACCTACGTCCAAAGGACAAACTCGCGGATGCAGCCGGTTCGCGACCATTCGCTGCGGGACCAGTGCTGGCGGTTCTTGGGCCAGCTGGGTCCCGGTAAGCGACTGGTCGTGATCGTGGCCCTTCTGTCGATAGTGGTCCTTTGCTCGCAATGGGCGGATAGGATGGTCCTGACGATCAGCGCCCTGTTGGCGGGAATGGTTCTGCTCATGGTCATCATGCCGGGACGTCACTAG